One genomic segment of Marinitoga piezophila KA3 includes these proteins:
- the dnaA gene encoding chromosomal replication initiator protein DnaA: MSKEELLEQLKSKINRLTWDQWFTSAKILDIQGDRVIIGMGNLFIKDFVAKKYGNLVSDTLSEILSKKVKVEFTFIPADQNKNKPAGKLIKERPLKLSDFNPEYTFENFVVGESNRVAYYSALEVANNPGKYNPLFIYGDVALGKTHLLHAIGNKVMETSPNLKVMYVTAEEFMNDMMRSLREEQMDDFRERYRKKVDILLIDDVQFLIGKDMAQGELFHTFNTLFNLGKQIIICSDRTPEELATFHPRLISRFEMGLVVNVNEPDKKTKLRIAKKMAEMSSLYISDDVVTYLVDNIDNNLRKLRGLILNLFFHSKVTGEPINVETVKKLYSSLKRHKKIAMENKESLAVLKKNLILESVLKEYNLTRDQLFSTTRKKEISEARQVLTFLLKNYGKMKVKEISSFVGKNHSTVSQAIKKIEKELTTGNLVLKRRIDDIRRVFEEAEKIHDQTAS, translated from the coding sequence GTGTCGAAGGAAGAACTGTTGGAGCAATTGAAATCGAAAATAAATAGACTTACCTGGGATCAATGGTTTACCTCTGCCAAGATTCTCGATATACAGGGAGATAGGGTAATAATAGGAATGGGAAATCTTTTTATAAAAGATTTCGTAGCAAAGAAATATGGTAATCTTGTGTCGGATACGCTTTCTGAAATTCTTTCTAAAAAAGTAAAGGTTGAATTTACATTTATACCAGCTGACCAAAATAAGAATAAACCAGCTGGAAAATTAATCAAGGAAAGACCTTTAAAATTATCCGACTTTAATCCTGAATATACATTTGAAAATTTTGTTGTTGGAGAATCTAACAGAGTGGCATATTATTCTGCGTTAGAGGTAGCGAATAATCCAGGGAAATACAATCCATTGTTTATATATGGCGATGTTGCCTTAGGAAAAACGCATTTATTACATGCTATTGGTAATAAAGTTATGGAAACATCTCCAAATTTAAAGGTTATGTATGTAACAGCAGAAGAGTTTATGAATGATATGATGCGTTCTTTAAGAGAAGAACAGATGGATGATTTTAGAGAACGTTATAGAAAAAAGGTTGATATCTTATTAATTGATGATGTTCAATTTTTAATAGGAAAGGACATGGCTCAGGGAGAACTCTTCCATACATTTAATACATTATTTAATCTTGGAAAACAAATTATTATCTGTTCTGATAGAACGCCTGAAGAATTGGCAACCTTTCATCCAAGGTTAATAAGTAGATTTGAAATGGGATTGGTTGTTAATGTAAATGAGCCTGATAAAAAAACAAAGTTAAGAATTGCTAAGAAAATGGCAGAGATGAGTTCTTTATATATTTCCGATGATGTTGTTACATATTTGGTAGATAACATAGATAATAATTTAAGAAAATTAAGAGGTTTAATTTTAAATCTCTTTTTCCATAGCAAGGTTACTGGGGAGCCTATAAATGTTGAAACTGTGAAGAAATTGTATAGCTCATTAAAAAGACATAAGAAAATTGCTATGGAAAATAAAGAGAGTTTAGCTGTATTAAAGAAAAATCTTATTTTGGAGTCTGTATTAAAAGAATATAATCTTACAAGAGATCAATTGTTTAGCACTACCAGAAAGAAGGAAATTTCTGAAGCGCGTCAGGTTTTAACCTTTTTATTAAAAAATTATGGAAAGATGAAAGTAAAGGAAATTTCGTCTTTTGTTGGTAAGAATCATTCCACTGTAAGTCAGGCTATAAAGAAAATAGAAAAGGAATTAACTACAGGGAATCTTGTCTTAAAAAGAAGAATTGATGATATAAGAAGAGTTTTTGAAGAAGCAGAAAAGATTCATGATCAAACAGCAAGTTAA